The nucleotide window gtggtgacagtgtttcctagcctcagtgcagtgggcagctgggaggaggtgctcttattctccatggattttacagtgtcccaaaactttttggcgttagagctacaggatgaaaATTTCTGTTATGAAAAAaatagcctttgctttcctgactgactgcgtgtattggttcctgacttcactgaaaagttgcatattgtgggtgtcacgtcctgaccttagttccctttTTTATGtatctattttaggttggtcagggcgtgagttggggtgggcgtcctatgttttgttctatgtttgtatttctatgtgtttggcctggtatggttcccaatcagaggcagctgtcagtcgttgtctctgattgagaaccatacttaggcagcctggttttgcccttgagttgtgggtagttattttctgtctctgtctctgtaccagacaggactgtttcgtttgttccgttttgttatttttgttctagtgttcagtgtaATTAAAAGATCATGAACACGCTGCACCTTGATCCTCTCCTTCTACCACCAACGACAACCGTTACagtggggactattcgatgctgagagaaggacagtgcaccatctagccatactcctaagtacttgtatgaggtgactacctcaagctcaaAACCCTCAGAGatagtaataacacctgtgggaagaaGGGCATTATTTTTACCAAACCatatgacctttgttttggaggtgtttaGAGGAGGGGTCAGCtcaatccatcaatcaatcacatttatttataaagccctttttatatcagccgatgtcacaaagtgctctacagaaacccagcctaatagcctaaacagcaagcaatgcagatgaagCACGTGgctagaaaaactccctagaaaggccagaacctaggaagaaagctggagaggaatcaggctctgaggggtggccagtccttctggctgtgctgggtggagattataacagaacatggccaagatgttcaaacgttcatagatgaccagcagggtcagataatgataatcacagtggttgtagaggttgcaacaggacagcacctcagggGTAAATtgcagttggcttttcatagtcgatcattcagagttagagacagcaggtgcgttAGAGAGACAGTCCAAAACAGCACGTCCGGggcaaggtagcacgtccagtgaacaggtcagggttccatagccacaggccgAACAGTTGAACCTGGAGCAACAGCACGACCAGttgaactggggacagcaaggagtcatcaggccaggtagtcctgaggcatgatcctagggctcagggcccccgggagaagagagagaaagagagaaaagagagaaaagagaaaagagagagagagggaccgtacttaaattcacacaggacaccggatgagACAGGAGAAATACCCCAGATATAAcatactgaccctagccccccgacacaactattgcagcataaatactggaggctgagacaggaacggtcgggagacactgtgagTATAAGAATGTATCATCTGcctataaatggatgagagagcttcctactgcctgagctatgttgttgatgtaaattgagacaagcgtggggcctaggatcgagccttggggtactcccttggtgacaggcagtggctgagacagcagattttctgactttataacctgtactctttgagagaggtagttagcaaaccaggccaaagacccctcggagtcaccaatactccttagccggcccacaagaatggaatggtctaccttaTCGagagctttggccaagtcaataaaataGCAGCAcgatattgcttagaatcaagggtaattgtgacatcattgaggacctttaaggttgcagtgacacatccataacctgagcataccagagagaatactatagacatcaagaaagccagtcagttgattactggcaagtttttccaacacttttgataaacaggcaaaatagaaatagggtCAGATAGTTTTTTGGGGTGAAGTTAAAGGAGCTCCTtcagcacctcggactcagtgactgcctgcagaaAGAAACTTTGTCGCatgcaggggaaaaagagggagaagagtcGGGGATAGTAACATtaggctgagtcaaataggattcctgacttaatgaagtggtgattaaagagatCAGctatgtgcttcttgtcagtaacaaccacatcatcaacattaagggacattgGCAGCAGTGAAGAGGAGGGTTttttctccaggtctttaaccgtttttcAGAACTttttggggttagacccacagagcgagaactgctccttaaagtaactaactttggccttccggatagcctaaGTGCACTTATTTCCCTGAAAGATAGCCAGTCAGCTTGAGTATGCGTGTGCTGAGCCTTTTGCCAAATGCAATTaatgaggtggagtaactctgtgAGATTATgttcgaaccaggggctgaacctgtttttaattctcagtTTCTTTATGTGGGCGTGTTTGTTAAAAATACCGTTGAAAATATCAATGCGCCCAGAAATACTGGACATCTTGAACTCGTATTTTGATGGTGATTTGGACTTACATTTTGctggtctcggtcttgactcggtctcgcccCCGTCGGGTCTTGGCCTTGACTCGGTCTCGCCCctgtctggtcttggtcttgactcggtctcgctCCCGTCGggtcttggtcttgactcggtctcgcccCCGTCGGGTCTTGGTCTTGTATAGGTCTTGCTTTTGGTGTTCTCGAACAcaacacatttttactcctgaacttatttatgcttgccataacaaatgggttgaatacttattgaccaAAGACATTTCCATTTTCATTTTTGATGAATTTGTAAACgtatctaaaaacataattccactttgacattatggggtatttgtgtaggtcattgataaaaacataattccactttgacattatggggtatttgtgtagatcattgataaaaacataattccactttgacattatggggtatttgtgtagatcattgataaaaacataattccactttgacattatggggtatttgtgtagatcattgataaaaacatcattccactttgacattatggggtatttgtgtagatcattgataaaaacataattccactttgacattatggtgtatttgtgtagatcattgataaaaacataattccactttgacattatggggtatttgtgtagatcattgataaaaacatcattccactttgacattatggggtatttgtgtagatcattgataaaaacataattccactttgacattatggggtatttgtgtagatcattgataaaaacatcattccactttgacattatggggtatttgtgtagatcattgataaaaacatcattccactttgacattatggggtatttgtgtagatcattgataaaaacataattccactttgacattatggtgtatttgtgtagatcattgataaaaacataattccactttgacattatggggtatttgtgtagatcattgataaaaacatcattccactttgacattatggggtatttgtgtagatcattgataaaaacatcattccactttgacattatggggtatttgtgtagatcattgataaaaacatcattccactttgacattatggggtatttgtgtagatcattgataaaaacataattccactttgacattatggggtatttgtgtagatcattgataaaaacataattccactttgacattatggggtatttgtgtagatcattgataaaaacatcattccactttgacattatggggtatttgtgtagatcattgataaaaacataattccactttgacattatggtgtatttgtgtagatcattgataaaaacataattccactttgacattatggggtatttgtgtagatcattgataaaaacatcattccactttgacattatggggtatttgtgtagatcattgataaaaacataattccactttgacattatggtgtatttgtgtagatcattgataaaaacataattccactttgacattatggggtatttgtgtagatcattgataaaaacatcattccactttgacattatggggtatttgtgtagatcattgataaaaacataattccactttgacattatggggtatttgtgtagatcattgataaaaacataattccactttgacattatggggtatttgtgtagatcattgataaaaacatcattccactttgacattatggggtatttgtgtagatcattgataaaaacataattccactttgacattatggtgtatttgtgtagatcattgataaaaacataattccactttgacattatggggtatttgtgtagatcattgataaaaacataattccactttgacattatggggtatttgtgtagatcattgataaaaacataattccactttgacattatggtgtatttgtgtagatcattgataaaaacataattccactttgacattatggggtatttgtgtagatcattgataaaaacatcattccactttgacattatggggtatttgtgtagatcattgataaaaacatcattccactttgacattatggggtatttgtgtagatcattgataaaaacataattccactttgacattatggtgtatttgtgtagatcattgataaaaacataattccactttgacattatggggtatttgtgtagatcattgataaaaacataattccactttgacattatggggtatttgtgtagatcattgataaaaacataattccactttgacattatggggtattgtgtgttggccagtgacacaacatctcaatttattccattttaaatgcaggctgtaacacaacaaaatgttgaaaaagtcaactggtgtgaatactttttgaaggcactacatcacacatcgactcggtactggtactccctgcatATAGCCATGTACTCATAATCATTATTTTTAGTCAATTTTGAGGGTTGAAAAATCATCCCAGTCTGCACTTCAACAGTTTGAACTAATCCAATGTCATCAGGATTATCAACATCCATTTTCTCCCTGACTGTTTAAGAGTGTATGTCCACTATATCACTGGACTTTaatctctcttcctccactgggttgtctctccccctcctcctactcctctcttcctctccagtaTCACTTGCTATCAGCAGGAGCCATTATAGCTTTTCTCatctcctctattctctggtgtattttatcctctctcctctcccgtatCTCTAATTCTCCTCCTCCCTGACAGTGGCCCCTCTTGTATCTCCACCCCCCCCATTCCACCGTCCCACCCTCTGACAGAGTGACTCTGATCAGGCAGGGAGAGCAACATGGCCAGGGCCTCCTGGAGCCTTATCTCCAGATAACAGTGTAACCTTACATGCCCTTAATCTGATCTCTGCTTCTATGGTCCTTTATGCCTCACCGATCCCCTCTTAGGACAGGAATGATTCCTGTTGACATTGTTGAAGGACGATAAACGTTCTTCTAATTCTCACTCATTCTTTCTATTCTatagttttttattttgaatagaTATACTCTCTAATTGAGATAAACAATCAGTTGTTTTCTCTCTATATAGTGCCTTGATTCTCCCATGATTACATTGACCTTTTAGTGCAGGTGGAAAAACTGCAGCAATCCTTCCTATTCAATGTCATCAGTCAATGACCTCTCAATGGAAACTGTCCCATTTCTCCTGCATTAAACAAGTCATAAGAAGTGAAAGTCAGTACAACAGGAATCACAAGGGACGTCATAAGTGTTATTTAGTCTAAATACATGGCTCTGATAGATTCGAATGGGGATTCTCTTTCTAATAGCCTAGTCTACTTCATTTGATTTCTATTATGGCACtatccacctctttctctctgcctgtcaTTAGGCCCCAGGGGATGACCTTGCTGTTTGGCAGAACATACCGACTTGTCCTGGAAAAGTGTCCTGGAGGCTCGGCCTCACGTGTTGTTTGTCAGCATCATCTTCCATCTGTCGCTGAATTAGAGCACTATGGTGTGGAAACGTCTGAACgatccgtctctctgtctctccgtctctctttccaTCCAAAACCCCCGGGAGGAAAATCTCACActtattctctccctctttccctctgtccctctttcctTCTATTGCTttctcactctcaccctctctttctttctcttctctctctctttccctcattaCATTATTTTAAGGGCATATGGAGAGAAACTGTAAAGGACAACCTTGGATTTTGTGGTTTGTGTGTCTTTTTCTAATGGGCTGATATGTGTCTTTGAACATAAAGTCCTTAGTCCCCCGTGAAGGAAACATTTCCCTGTATCTGCAGCAGCCTACCTACCGATGGCTTTtcatgtagttctgtccttgtgcTGTACTTGTCtaataatgttctgtattatgtaacGTTTTATGTTTtgtggaagagtagctgctgctttagcAGTaaataatggggatcctaataaaatactacaAAATACTAAATGGCTGATCCCTGGTCATTGGGATTTAAATAGACCCTGGTTGCAACTATTGCTGACACAGTGAATAAGTACCCTATCAGGCTTTGTCTTCATTTAGGATTCAGGAATAGAAAGAGAAGGATCACATATCTACAACAGATTATAGCCACCACTAAGAGCTGATACTCCCATTATGAAGCCCCATTGTGAGGTGAAAGACATGGAGACAAACACAAATACCAAAACCAAGAAACCATCTGTAAAGTATTCCAGTGTGAGTGACGGGCTGTTGGCTGTGAAAAGAAAAATCTACCATCACaaccctccatctccccatcccaaGCATAACATGATGGGAGGGGAGTGATAGATGATTGTAGTTTACGTTTGAATGGCAAAACAAGCCCTTCATGATCAGTTTTGTAGATGTCACAGACTGAGGGTCCGATCAGGGTTTGGAGAGAAGgacaaggagaggaagagataaaTGTTGCCACTAATGAAATAGAGTCTTtctgacagtgagagagaaatgTGTATGTGATGGGGAGAGACAGCAGTCAAAAGGaagggtgcatgtgtgtgtgtgtgtgtgcgatggGGAGAGACAGCAGTCAAAAGGAagggtgcgtgtgcgtgtgtgcgatgGGGAGAGACAGCAGTCAAAAGGAagggtgcgtgtgcgtgtgtgcgaggGGGAGAGACAGCAGTCAAAAGgaagggtgcgtgtgtgtgtgtgtgtgatggggagaTACAGCGGTCAAAAGGAagggtgcgcgtgtgtgtgtgcgatggGGAGAGACAGCAGTCAAAAGGAagggtgcgtgtgcatgtgtgtgtgtatgtgatgggGAGAGACAGCAGTCAAAAGGAAGGGTGCGTGTGCACGTGCATGTGCGCGTgcgcatgtgcgtgtgcgtgtgtgtgtgtgtgtgtgtgtgtgtgtgtgtgtgtgtgtgtgtgtgcgtgcgtgcggttGGTTCATGTAAACCATGATGTAAAAAATACTATTCTTATAGTCACTTACAGTACACACATATCAAATGAAGAGATTAACAAGCTATGCAATGCATGTACTAGTTCAGCATGCTTCCAGTGGAAAGATGACACAACAGCAAACTTTAACTGTAAGACCCCACATCACTCTAAGGGGTTGATAATAACAAAAGATAAGAATGGTGTTACACCGACTACAAGTTCTTTAACAGAATCTATGAATCATGGAAAAATAAGTAAAGTTTCCAAGTCTCTATGATTACAGCTGTCACAAAAAAAGATAAtcatcacataattttcctccagGGGGGACAGGCTCATTATCCTGCTCAATTACAACCAATCACACAGAAAATAGAAATtaactttctgtgtgtgtgtgtgtgtgtgtgtgtgtgtgtgtgtgtgtgtgtgtgtgtgtgtgtgtgtgtgtgtgtgtgtgtgtgtgcgtgtgtgtgcacgtgtgtgtgtgtgtgtgtgtgtgtgtgtgtgtgtgtgagtgtgtgtgtgtgcgtgtgtgtgtgtgtgcacgtgtgtgcgcgcgtgtgtgtgtgtgtgtgtgtgtgtgtgtgtgtgtgtatgtgtgtgtgtgtgtgtgtgtgtgtgtgtgtgtgtgtgtgtgtgtgtgtgtgtgcgtgtgtgtgcacgtgtgcacgtgtgtgcacgtgtgtgcgtgtgatTCCGTACGTATGTAGATGATGGCTCATGAATGTTTTTCCTTCAGGATACTCAATAACAGATCTCTGTgttggagtagagagagggggttgggcaCCTGAAAAAATAAAGGAAGACTACTAATTCTAAATGTTATGGTTTCAGCTCAGACAACAGGGGATACTGTTAGGACTGTAGAGATCATTAAtcaggtactgtatacagtatgtcgTTGTTGTTAACAATACATTGCTCTTCTATAGTGCTTTTCTAAAAGCTAAAGATGCTTTGTTGCTTCTAATGGACCAGGAGTTGGGTGTAAGGTTAGTGTAAAAGCTCAGGTTCAGATTAGGGGTTAAAATGACATTTGTCAAAATAAAATGTTGTTCTTCTACACTTTCTAGCGTGGATGTACTTTATGAATCCCCAAGGAAAAACTGCCACTGTGACTTCTTCTGAAGTTGGGATGTCATGAGTCACTTTGACTGACAGGTGGTGAAAGGTCCAGGTGGTTAATGGGGATCGTCATCATCCTCATGCGTCATCAAACGCATCACCAGGCGCTTTATACAGAGACCATCCAAAAGCACAGCACAACCTCTCCTTGAGAAATATTCAGAAGACTCCACCAAAGAGGAGTGATGGGGAAGGACACACAggacaggcacatacacacactcgcagtctaaaacacacacactcaaggtCTTGGGGACTAGAACTTTATTATGCCGTGTTACTGTCACAATATAAAACAAATATTGTCAAGCGAATCATTTTCATATGATTATATGCTGTCAATCATTTACATGTGACGGCAaatgaataatgaataataaaCATGCTTGTGCAATTATAATTAGATTTAAATGTCTCATTAAGTGACAGAAAAAAGGGTTCATGAAACAAGCACATTTTAGAATGGAAGGAACATTCTCAAGTATGTCTCTGACTTACAGGAAATAACACCCCCCTCTTTGCAAGATGTGACACATTGATAGTTACAATACATTGCAAAAATCAATGGTGGTTGAATGACAGAATGAATCAATCATTGAACTAACCAAGCAGACAGTTATTGTGATATCACCTCAGGGTATGTGACAATAGCTTGGGTACCAGTTTGTTTCTGCTCTAGACAGATCTTTGTGGTTATGTTCACTAGCCAGATCTTTGTGGTTATGTTCACTAGCCAGATCTTTGTGTTTATGTTCACTAGCCAGATCTTTGTGGTTATGTTCACTAGCCAGATCTTTGTGGTTATGTTCACTAGCCAGATCTTTGTGGTTATGTTCACTAGCCAGATCTTTGTGGTTATGTTCACTAGCCAGATCTCTGTGGTTATGTTCACTAGCCAGATCTTTGTGGTTATGTTCACTAGCCAGATCTTTGTGGTTATGTTCACTAGCCAGATCTTTGTGTTTATGTTCTCTAGCCAGATCTTTGTGTTTATGTTCACTAGCCAGATCTTTGTGGTTATGTTCACTAGCCAGATCTTGGTGGTTATGTTCACTAGCCAGATCTTTGTGGTTATGTTCACTAGCCAGATCTTTGTGGTTATGTTCACTAGCCAGATCTCTGTGGTTATGTTCACTAGCCAGATCTTTGTGTTTATGTTCACTAGCCAGATCTTTGTGGTTATGTTCTCTAGCCAGATCTTTGTGGTTATGTTCACTAGCCAGATCTTTGTGGTTATGTTCACTAGCCAGATCTCTGTGGTTATGTTCTCTAGCCAGATCTTTGTGGTTATGTTCACTAGCCAGATCTTTGTGGTTATGTTCACTAGCCAGATCTTTGTGGTTATGTTCACTAGCCAGATCTTTGTGGTTATGTTCTCTAGCCAGATCTTTGTGGTTATGTTCACTAGCCAGATCTTTGTGGTTATGTTCACTAGCCAGATCTCTGTGGTTATGTTCTCTAGCCAGATCTTTGTGGTTATGTTCACTAGCCAGATCTCTGTGGTTATGTTCACTAGCCAGATCTCTGTGGTTATGTTCACTAGCCAGATCTCTGTGGTTATGTTCTCTGGCCAGAAGTGTTGTTAAGAGCTGAAACAGTCTGGCACTCAGGGTAGTGTGACACCATGTTTGAAATCATCTGTTTTGATGCGTCAGAAGTATCTTATTTTTAGCAAAAGTATGTTAATTTATGATTTCGACTTTAGTCTAATCTCCTTCTTCTATCCACGGGCCAATttgaaatggctccctattccctatgcagtgcactacttttgaccagagccctatttagACCTGTCATAGCCCTATGAGGCTTTGGCCAATAGAAGTGCACTAAATAGGCAAGGGGAAGCCATTTCGGATTTAACTGTTAGTTGGctttcttcttctgcttctcctGGAAGAAGTCATTGCAGGCTACGGTCAGGGCCGCCACCAGAACCACAAACTCATTGAAGTCCACCTCGTTGTCTTTGTTGGAGTCCAGATCATTCATGATCTTCTCCACCAGCATGGGGTCTTTCTGAGACTGGAAATGAAAAGAAACAACAATTAATCAATCACTAAATCAGTCAATCAAAGATCTAACCACCAACCAAATCATTTTAAACCTTGATAATCTGAAGGATGGGGCTAGGGGAATGTAACCTCTCTCCAATGAATATACAGatctatggatgcaaggactgacagtCCTTGAGATCAACATCATTTTGAGTCTAAAGATATAGGCATATCTCATAATTAAAACAACAATTGAACAGCAGCAAATATTCTACACTGTAACTCTAATGTATTCTGTTCCACTGAGCTTACTCCAGGCCTCCGActcactctaccactctactcactctaccactctactCACTCTAGCACTCTActcactctaccactctactcactctaccactctactCGACAGGAAATAGACCGTACTGAATCATGTCTCATGTCGCCCATTGACCAATCTGGATTCAGCTGCTTGGCCAATAAACAAGTCCCCTCATGACAGCAGGCTGCAATTAGGCCCTGTGTCAATCTCCCAGCCAGAGATCtgagatggagatgggggagatCTGAGGAGAGACGCCTCAGGCTCTGAGTCATTGGATTCATGGTGCTGGAGCCCCATCCCAGATATTAGACCGCCAAAGGCACTGACTGGGCACCGCACAGCACAGCAGGGCACCACACCACACAGCCAATGTCCACTGGAATCCAGAGTGACGCTGGCGATAATCAATGAACCATAAGCTGAGAACCATCAGAGGTGTGTAtgtgcacttgtgtgtgtgtgtgtgtgtgtgtgtgtgtgtgtgtgtgtgtgtgtgtgtgtgtgtgtgtgtgtgtgtgtgtgtgtgtgtgtgtgtgtgtgtgtgtgtgtgtgtgtgtgtgtgtgtgtgtgtgtgtgtgtgtgtgtgtgtgtgtgtgtgtgtgtgtgtgtgtgtgtgtgtgtgtgtgtgtgtgtgtgtgtgtgtgtgtgtgtgtgtgtgtgtgtgtgtgtgtgtgtgtgtgtgtgtgtgtgtgtgtgtgtgtgtgtgtgtgtgtgtgtgtgtgtgtgtgtgtgtgtgtgtgtgtgtgtgtgtgtgtgtgtgtgtgtgtgtgtgtgtgtgtgtgtgtgtgtgtgtgtgtgtgtgtgtgtgtgtgtgtgtgtgtgtgtgtgtgtgtgtgtgtgtgtgtgtgtgatggtgatggtgaccGTTGGATGGTTTCTGTCAGTCAAGCCAAGCCAGCCTGTGATACAGAGTAGTGACATGGAGCTAATGGAGgtatgtagcacacacacacacacagcttgacTCTCTTTGTACAAATCTCATTGAAATTTACGTGAAAAGTCAGTATTTGGCACTTTgacaagtagtgcactaaattaggaatagggtgccatttgtggcGTGTCCTGAATGTGTATTCGACTGTTACCAGGACACCGTCTCTATACTTGTCAGAGGCACGTCGGTGGGTGGAGACTAGTGACATCAGAAGAGAGTAGTCCAAGTTTATATTTGGAGGTGATGTGGGTCACTGGTGATGATGCATAGGCACCTGAGGCTTCCTTCCATCAAAGGGAGGGAGAAGATgtagagagaaaaaaaggagggaggagagatttGTCTCTACAACCCCTCACTCATTCTCTCATGGTATGAGGCTCATCCATTAGAACACAGACAGGCAGGTTTACTCCCCAAACACACTCGCATACACACAATCCTGTTTAACTAATCTTGCGGGGACACGCAATTTATAACgtttcaaaatcctattttccctaaccttaaccctaaccttaacccccaaacctaaccttaaccctaaccctaaatctaaccctaattctaccttaaccctaaaccccctagaaatagcatttgaccttttggggactaacaaaatgtccccagttggtcaaaacaacccccccccacacacacacacgcccactcCTCTGCACCATCACGGCCACTGCAGCATGGTAGATTATCTACAACAACCTACTACAATCAGACAGGGCAGTGAAGAGTAACTACTATCTTGCCTGCTTTCACAAAAGTACAAAAGCAAGAGACTTACACTCAACTTAACCAGAAATCAAAACTTCACAGCGGCTAAACTAATCCAGCGTAATGTAGAACGAGAAATGTCAAATCAGGTCCCTTTGCATGAATGTTTTCTTCTTGCCTACCCTTTTGGATAACTAGATAACTCTACCATTCACTTAATCAACTATGTTCTGCTTTgtctgtccccataagagaacacCTTGAATAACCCACTTGGTTGCAGGTTGAACCCTTTTGGTTGCAGGTTGAACCCTTTTGGTTGCAGGTTGAACCCTTTTGGTTGCAGGttgaacccttttggttccaggtacaacccttttgggttctacctggaaccaaaaaaggttctcctatg belongs to Oncorhynchus keta strain PuntledgeMale-10-30-2019 chromosome 9, Oket_V2, whole genome shotgun sequence and includes:
- the s100z gene encoding protein S100-Z yields the protein MPSQLQSAMDALITVFYKYSGNDGDKYKLNKGELKQLLNSELTDFLMSQKDPMLVEKIMNDLDSNKDNEVDFNEFVVLVAALTVACNDFFQEKQKKKAN